The Macrobrachium rosenbergii isolate ZJJX-2024 chromosome 29, ASM4041242v1, whole genome shotgun sequence genome contains the following window.
TATTTTTCACCAGTTAACCTGAATGCACTCGTTTAGTGCAAGTGGATTTGTGTGCGGATTGTTGTGTTGATGCACTGCCAAGTGCAAAGGTGTTCGATTTTTATCGAATTCGTtcattttacttgttgtttttattagttcagtttttattgtttcaaGTTCTGTTTTGCTGCTTtcgtttttaaagttttgtcgCCCAATATGGCAACACTATTACTGTCACCTTTCAAGTCCCCGAAGTGTGTTCTAGCAAAATTGAGGGACTGGGGGTCCCGCAAGCGATCGTCAGCTTCCACAGAAAAGACCCCCGATTCCTCAGAAACCCCCATTCACCCTGAGAATGTCAATGATATTCTCACAACTCCCGTATTTCGGAAGACTCAAGTTACTCCAGATAGTGGCGTGTGTGTTGATTCTGTGACGAAGGAATTAGGTGCAGGGGTCAGACCTAAATATCATGGGAGGCCCCCAATTTCTTACCCTATCCCAGTAACTTGTCACAAGGGCCACTTTGGATCTAAACTGTGTTTTGCATGCAGACAAAAACCCCTCGGCATAGCCCCTTTTTTGGTGGAAAGTAAAGGGTTGTCAGGACGACACGCTGGTGGAAGCCCTTGCTCAGTTGAGACTTGTTCCTCAACCTCAACTGCCACGACCACCCTTCCTCCAAGTGTTCGTTCGGAAGGAGGAGAGTCATGGTGTTTGAAACTGTCTGATTTTGATTCTCCTGATTACCTATCCTCGCCTCACTTGAGTCCTCTTTTCCATCTCAATGGTTCCATTTCACCTGTTTCACTTCCAGTTTCAGCTGAAAATCCATTCATGTCCTGTGACACAGTAGTTACTGAAGTAGATGATGGcatagttaatcaagatgatgatgagagaggTGACAGTGGTGATTGTAATACTCTGGAAAGTTTTGAAAGTACTTCGTCTGGAAAGTCGACTTATATTTGCAAAAGTAATGAGCAAGGCCTCAGTCCACAAGAGGTTCATAATAGTCTGTCAAACTGCAGGAAAACATTTATGCCTCCAGAGCAGGAGGTAACCATACAATACATTTTTTACATCACTGCCAGAGAAACCAATATTCTTAATTAgatggaatattttttaaatgattaaaaagtaATGGTTTTTATGTGAGGGCAAATACATAATCTGCTCATATTTAGTGTGTGTTTGCAAGTTATTACAAGCTACTTATGTCAAATTTTTATTGTTGCAGAGTATGGGTATCAAGGATGAGTTTCACCAGAAGGCCATTATGGTGTGTATAGCGCAACTACAGAATGAATGTGGTGATGGCCTTTGCATTGGAGATAGCTCATCCACAACCACGACAGCAATTGGAGGAGGGGAGTGCAACACCCCAGCATCACACCACAACTTGAGAAATCAGTCTTTCCATGAGCTTCATAGCTGTGACAAGTGTGGCCTCTATTTGAGGGGATTTGTGCATCAGGGACAATTTTGTCAAGGTAAAAACAGGAATGATTGGTATTTTGGACAAATTAATAATGTACTAAATATTTTTGCTGAGCACTACTTAAGAATCATTAAAGATTACAAGAATAAGCAAACCACTCTTGTGAGAAATTAGGGcccagttttttattgttttaaaatattattcagaCAATTTAGCTATGGGgacatttataattattaaaaacttttcagaTTGTGGGTTGGTAGCTCACCCGACATGTGCAGCCACTGGCCTACCGCCTTGTGTGAGACAATCGTCCAAATATATACGTCGTATCTTGCTCTCGTCGGTATTTGGCTTAAGCTTGTGTACTCAGTTTACGCCAGGAGAAAAGACTCCTGCTCCATTGTTACTTGTGCGTAGTTGTCAAGAAATTGTGTACAGTGTTGATAATGATCCTTCACAAGATCCATATCGTCTCTACCGAACTCCACCTCAGCAAGAGACTTTAAATCAGCTTAGACAAGAATGTGATAATGGTTGGTACTAGTTCACTTTGTTTCATGTAATTTgagtgaaaacattttttaaaatgtaatttattgtaatatatgttGCCTGTATTCAGAGGCCATGATCTAAAGTTAATTTGCCCAGTAGTTTTGTTACTTGCGAAGTTgtctcatgaaaatatttattttattttccagatatGAGTAATGTTAACCTTAGAGTTTATGAGCCTCATGTAATTGCGTACCTGATCAAGCGGTATTTACGGGAGCTTCCCGAACCTGTAATTCCGGAGACTTTCTACGATCGCTTTATTGAAGCCAGTCGTATTCACAATGATGACCAGTGTGCTAAGTGCATGACGCAACTTGTTAATGAACTGAATGCTCATCATTTCTACACCCTCAAGTAAGTTCACCCTATtataacttttgtttgttttgtatattaaacTTACGTGATTGTTACAtgcattttaagataaaaaagtttgaaaaatatctttgtgTAGGAAAATCTATCTCATAGAAAGCACGTAGTTAGTTATACAATGATTGTACCCAGCATTAAAATGTATTGGTATATGTGATTTCCCTGTATAATTAGCATTTTTACTTTCAGGTTTCTGATGAGCCATTTCCTTCAGCTTTGTCAAATCCAAGTAAGGAGAGGCACATTGGACCCTCCCACACTGCTTATTCAATCAATGTGTCATGTACTTCTTAGACCCCCTTGGGAAAAAATTGTGTAAGTTTTCAACTGAGTAAAACTACAGTACTTgcacaatatatttttatgagtataatttttttcataaattctggTTTTCCAGAAAACTAAGATAAACCATGAAGGTTTTTTAGcaagtccatttttattttcagggatTTGGCACGTAACACAGAGGCACACATGCGTATTGTTGAGATGCTCCTGCTAAAGGTTGATTGGGGTGAGAAAGTGCCTACCTTTGCACCTGCTCCTGTCttgccaccaaggcctcgaactTCGGTGACCTATAGTGGATATGTAGATAATGAAGTGGTTAACCCACCATCCCCACCAATGGGGGTAGTCATGCCTCCTCCTAGTATGAGTAGTTCCTCACTTCCATATTTTTCTAACATCCCAGCAAATGCCCCTAAATCTCTTAAGGAAGCAGAATGGTACTGGGGTACCATCGTGCGTGAGGATGTTAACGTGTTGATGAAAGACTCAAAAGACGGCACATTTCTTGTTAGAGATGCCTCAACAGGGAATAATGAATACACTCTTACATTGAGAAAGGGTGGTTCAAACAAGCTCATCAAAATTTGTCATCGGAATGGAAAGTATGGTTTCACTGAACCCTATACTTTTAATTCGGTCGTTGAACTAGTCAACTTCTGTCGTGAACAGAGCCTTAGTCAATTTAATAAGGCCTTGGACATAAGGTTACTGCATCCTGTTAACAGATTTCATGGGGAAGAAAGCGAAGGTGCAAGAATGAGGGTTGAAGACCTCCTGTGCAGATTGAATGAATTAAACAAGCAGCACAATTCAAAATCATCAAATTACACAAACTGTTATGAAAGACAGGTAGCGTTAGCTCAGGATATATCTATAAATCGCCAGATTCTGGACAGTTATGACGAAACAATTATGTTAATTGGTGACCACTTGAAGCTTCATGATAAGTTTCGTTTGGACGCCCAGCCTCATGAAATTGATGAGTAAGTAGTTATTGTATTGTAGTTTTGTGCTTGTATGTGTAatgtattaaaaaatgaatatttcctcAAAATGCAAAGCGTATTACAAAATCTAATGGAGCCATATTTTCTCTTCATAGCTTGGTCAACAACAGAGAAGTTCTAGTGCGTCGTTTAAAAGCAGTAGAAGATGCCCGGAATCAACAAGATATTGTCTTGACCACATTAAGAAGAGATTGCCAAGCAGTGGAGAGACAGTGCACAGCATTGAAGTTGGAGGTCATAAAACTTGTAAAACAAATGGATCACCTTAAGAATGTGCTGCTGTCAAGGGGAGTGTCAGCTGAATTTATAGACCAGTGGCTGGAGAAGTCAGATCCTACACAAGTTCCACAAGTTCCACACCCCGTgagtattttacttattttgtcttGGTATAGAAAGTAAGATCATAAACCTGATTTAAccaattataaaaatgattagcCTGTagctaacttctttttttttttctgcagtcaATGGAGCTCAGCAATGAATCTCTCTGGCACTTTGATACCTGTTCTAGAGATGATGCAGTAAATCTACTGCAGAATAAACCAGATGGAACATTTCTTGTTAGAATGTCACAAAATGGAGGATTTGCGCTTTCTATTACGTGAGTAtcttaaccttttttattttttactgtaaattcttGAATTACTTGACTTTTACCCTCTGAGCTCTTCAAAGAGTACCTCACCGCCATGTATACAGTACTTTAAAGTTTTGGAAGAATATATCCAGACCTAACCTTACCTAAAGTGCCACTTATACCTGACTAAGCCTGGACCTCCTTTACCTTGATGAAGGGTATACATCCTAGAGTTGGGACATGGGTGGGgactttttctcctttcctcctttgGGATCCCTTAACCTTTTATACTTCAtatcccacccctcccccttaaaGCAACATACAGTAGGAGAGGATATAAATTAGAAGTTCTATTTGTTAACTGTGAATTGGAGTAGGTCGTTTTTACACAGTTCGGTAATGTTTCAGAACTTGAAGCATTGTGAAATGTTAGGTCTTCATGTATTGAATTTTGGTTTTTATAActtgacaaattatttttcttgataagatgaaaacattttatatgaattttcattgcaagttgaaaataattttgtgctAAATTTCCCTAAAATTATCTCTTGCAGGTGTAACAGGGAGGTACAGCACTGTAGGATCTACAAAGGCGAGCATGGATATGGATTTGCAGAACCATTTTTGATATACCCAACATTGAAGGACTTGGTTTTGCACTATGCTGAAGATTCACTAATTATGCACAATGACCTGCTCAACACCACTCTTAAATTCCCTGCACGTACAGCAAGCTAGTAATAATTGTTGTCTAGGGTATTGAACGTCCGTCTTTGGGAGAGTGGGTATGAAAATGACCAAGTTTAGTACCAAACCAACGTTGAAGATGTCAGTGGTGCATTCTGTGTAAGCCATGCTAGCACATTCTACTTGTACAGCAACATCTATGAAGATAATAGCAAGTGAAAGTTGTCTACCCTTCTTTAGTGGTGGATACTAAAAGATTTTCTTCTTCGTGTGTAATAGAAGCATTACTGGTAGAGTGCATAAAACCTGGCATGCTTTTTCTCCCTGACTGAAGCCTGGTTTTGGTCTTGCAGTGTCCATAtctttgaaaaaggaaataaatatggcTTGCCCACCTCCATAACTGCTACTTGAAGTCTGCTGTTAGACTTGGTCATgctattatttattgtaatagaaattctatatatatctataaatatatatatatatgtactgtatatgcaatcTTGAACAGAGTACTTGTAGCAGTTAGTTGGAGTCCCATTTATAACTCTGGTACAAATTGTTTCAGGACTAGTAAAGGCAAGTTGTTTAAAGTGACAAGTAGGATTTGTCACGTCCTGCAGAGTTTAGTATCGAGTGATCAAAGTACGGGTACTGCCCACTAGCCAGAGGCTAATACCCGTGCACGTTGTTTTTCATAGCGGCCAAAGACAATTGCAAATATTTTACTGTCAGTGCTTGATATTCCCTCataagttttgtttaaaaaagttGGTATTTTatcggaaaaggaaaataaatgttatatgatACTATAGTACTTGTGCTGTGAAAAGTACATTTGCCCTGTTTTCAAACATTGTGAAGATCTCTGGTACAGAAAATGGAAGCGTAGTGTTGGACTGATCTGactaaaatgaagagaaacttctgcATTCCATTAATAATTAAAGTCTTGAACATGATTGCAAACTTGTTCTTCAGAGTCAGATAAGTGATTTGAGTGGAAGTGAAAAATTATGCATTGGAAATGCTCCAGCCTAAGTTTGAGGACATGAAACAGGGCACTGGGGTATCAAAGTCAACTCTAGTCTCCAGACCCCAAGCCACACGCTACATCATTGACTTCATTCTCAGTCAtcccattttttatatactttgaaACTTTTCATGCATCTCATTAAATCATTTATGTTTCATTATAAATTGTACttatggatgtgtatgtatattggtgtgtatggtataaatatatattaatgaaatatatgtatatacatatatatatgcatctgtaactatatctatgtatataagtagttatatattggtatataaataattatatatttagatgactgtatataaatatgtatatatgtatatatttagtgtatGAACTATAGAGTGAATCTTTTtctacacatatttatatgactGCAGTCTTCCACTGAATAATGTTATAGTGAGTTTACTTGTGTAGGCTTACTGGTGTGAGTTTTGCTTGTGAAGAGATCATGGCAGTCATTTTATTTGgtagtaaaaaatattagaaattagttgtatattttccatttcctcaaagaattgtctattttcattattttaggaTTCCTGTTGTACCATAATTGTCAAAAAGGTTTTTGAGTAGTGATGGCTCGAGACCATCTTTAGGCTTCAAAGGATCAACAGTGTAATCTCGTGTCGCACCAACTATTTTTCATGCTGTATTTGATGTCAGTCATTTTGTGGATTTTATAACAAGAAAACTTGAAACCTAATATTTTAATGAGTTCAGTGATTacaaattttgaaggaaatttatttttactcatgCAATGTATTGTTATTACTGTGTACATGGTCTCGATAGCATAAGATGAGCACTTTGTGGCTATACCAAGTGTAAAACTCACCATTTCACAGGTCGGCCATGGGCTTGGCATAGCAAATAATTAAGCTTTGATCGCAGTTTATTTATTGATCTGATCACTGAATTACTagtctcccccccttttttttttctattaaaacatttttgatgCCTATGTGCTACGTATTTGTCATCTCATCTAGTCGCCTCTCCTCATTATTACATGCCCACTGACCCAGTGTTTTAAATCATGTCAGTGCTAGGTACTGTGACTTGTTCACTTGATAATAGAGCTGCTTTCAATAAAGTATCTTCATGCAGTGGGCAAGTGGTGAGAGGGCGGGTGGCTGCGCAATGTGATAACTGTGGTGTGTGGCTTTGGGCAGTTGTGTTTAAGCATATAGTCACGACTAGGCCACACAGCCACTACCCCGTGCCCGTCGCTTGTCACCTTCCCTCCCATGCTGTGCAGGGAAATAAGTCTCAATAAAGTGCTCTTtggtaatgaatgtttcatttatcATCCTTTCATTTTGATAACTCCATTTCACCATGCTTAACGTATTGTTTCATGAACAACTGTTGAGGAAAATAGGTTTTCTATCACACTGTATTAAAGTTTCTCCTCCCTGACTTGCATGATCCATCCTGTTGAGCTGTCACTGTCGAGAGTTATCCAATGCAGTGACATGAGTTGGAAAGAGCGGTGGTATATGGTCTCCCTGTAACATAGCAAGGTGACAAGATGGAATGCACACAAAATAAAGCAGTGGATGAAAAAGACTGCAAGTAGCAGGAAGTTTAAAGAACACTGAACTCTGCGCCAATGTGGTCAACTTTGTGTATAGTCACTGATCTGGTAGCACGCAGGTGTTTTGGAGCACTTGGCTCTGACTTCTTTCTCAAGCCATGTGATGACAAACCCCACAAGTCACACCTCAGGATATTCTGCTGCTTTGTACAGTATACGTAGTTAAATTACTACTTCCATACGGTATTCCAATCCAATGTCCAGCACTTTGCTAGGACTTACCCGGCAGAATGTATAAGGACGAACCTTCTAAAAATGTTATGCCTGGTGTACCACTTGGGCTGGCAACAAAGTTAACCATGTCACTTATGGTGGGAATTCCAGATAAAACCTGTTGCAGTGCTTGGCTGGCTTATAAGCCTGAATTTCATCATTCAATCCTTAATACATTCCCTCAGTGTCCCTGGAGACTCAGAAGGATGAGCAAAGGCACATCAACCTCAGATCCTACGCACTGGAAATGCAATGATGATGGTTCGCTCCAATAGAAGCCCTGATCCTGGGAACAATCTCTTCTTCCAGAAAAGTCCAATCTGAGGTTAGAATGGTTATTGTTgcctaggggccaaagggatgttgcaaacaacctttagcaaTACCTACAGAGTGCCATGcgtggtgcactgacagcaacACCCCCCTACAGGGGAAAGTTTGGAAGGCACGGATGGAGCACCAACACTGTTCTTGTGTCACTCGCATCACTTAACTCTCCAAGCCAAAAAATCACCACCCATATTCTTCCGGCGGGAATACGAACCGATGTTTTCAAAGTTGGAGTACTCGGTGCCATGACACGACTTAGCCGTCTGCTgactaacaaaaaacaaatgcccAAAGGGCACATTAACCTTTGACCTGAGTTGGGGTGCTCGTCCATTCTGCTCTCGGCCATGTAGTTGGTTGGTTGTCCGTTGAACTTTCGTAACCATATTTCTGTTAGCACGCTGCACGAAGTGCAGACCAAATCTTGACAATAGTTGTGTTCTGAGCATCCCATGTATGAGTTCTCTTTTACAGTAGGAGGTGCCAAGTTAAGGAGATTAACTgcttttgccctttttttttttttctttaattaatttctacttgattttttccttttactgtactgcaCTGCACACCTCTGATGATTTTTGACGAAGGCATGGTTGACACACTGGGAAACAGCATTATGATTTCAATATATGTTCAACAATGTCAACATCACCTTATCCTTTGAAATCattaatttattagaaaaaatatataagagctTACCCTCACTTCTGAAACACGATGATTGCTGCTGTTTTACAAAACCTCCTACCAGCCTCTTTGTAAGTTAGTCCACTAAAACTTCATTAAACTTTTGTCTTCTCTACTtatctttctcattcttctcttCCTGCAAAACTCctactaaaaagtgaaaataagtaattttagAAAGATCTGTGAGGTCAAGTTCTGGCTTGGGTTAAtgccatgaataaaaaataaaagtatcttgGCACCAACAAGCAGTGGATAACATAATATTGTGACATAAAAAACTATGTGGTTAATCTTATTTTCGCTTCTGGAAAATATGTTTATTACACtcattataaatgaaatgaaagacaaTTTGCCTGAGCACTACAAAAGATGCCTTTGGCTCCTGAATGCAAAAGTTCAATAAAAAGTGTGAGAGTTCATGACTCTACCAGTTTTCACTCTGGCTGCTGAAGAGTAATCAGCCACTCATTTTTTGAAACACAGTACCAGCTGTCTTGAGGTATGGCTATAACAGaagaaaatcattttccttttaaaagtgaAACAACTGGTAACATGACATGAGTTAAAGACCTATGGCATGGGTATTTCTTCTGACAATCAAAAAAATACAAGCAATCTCAAAAACAATTTGAACAgcttgtacagctatgctcttaggTGATACGacatgactgcataggatttcgttcaaaattcacaaactggCAACTAACAtactcaatatctctctctcctttcaatgCGAAAACACAATTATTTCATACATTAAGGCcgtaatatgtttcataagagtgaaatctgtcatacatttcaaaactaagaaaatatgtGTAGCCGAATTCTGGAAAAACAGTTgcgaaaca
Protein-coding sequences here:
- the Pi3K21B gene encoding phosphatidylinositol 3-kinase regulatory subunit alpha isoform X3 encodes the protein MATLLLSPFKSPKCVLAKLRDWGSRKRSSASTEKTPDSSETPIHPENVNDILTTPVFRKTQVTPDSGVCVDSVTKELGAGVRPKYHGRPPISYPIPVTCHKGHFGSKLCFACRQKPLGIAPFLVESKGLSGRHAGGSPCSVETCSSTSTATTTLPPSVRSEGGESWCLKLSDFDSPDYLSSPHLSPLFHLNGSISPVSLPVSAENPFMSCDTVVTEVDDGIVNQDDDERGDSGDCNTLESFESTSSGKSTYICKSNEQGLSPQEVHNSLSNCRKTFMPPEQESMGIKDEFHQKAIMVCIAQLQNECGDGLCIGDSSSTTTTAIGGGECNTPASHHNLRNQSFHELHSCDKCGLYLRGFVHQGQFCQDCGLVAHPTCAATGLPPCVRQSSKYIRRILLSSVFGLSLCTQFTPGEKTPAPLLLVRSCQEIVYSVDNDPSQDPYRLYRTPPQQETLNQLRQECDNDMSNVNLRVYEPHVIAYLIKRYLRELPEPVIPETFYDRFIEASRIHNDDQCAKCMTQLVNELNAHHFYTLKFLMSHFLQLCQIQVRRGTLDPPTLLIQSMCHVLLRPPWEKIVDLARNTEAHMRIVEMLLLKVDWGEKVPTFAPAPVLPPRPRTSVTYSGYVDNEVVNPPSPPMGVVMPPPSMSSSSLPYFSNIPANAPKSLKEAEWYWGTIVREDVNVLMKDSKDGTFLVRDASTGNNEYTLTLRKGGSNKLIKICHRNGKYGFTEPYTFNSVVELVNFCREQSLSQFNKALDIRLLHPVNRFHGEESEGARMRVEDLLCRLNELNKQHNSKSSNYTNCYERQVALAQDISINRQILDSYDETIMLIGDHLKLHDKFRLDAQPHEIDDLVNNREVLVRRLKAVEDARNQQDIVLTTLRRDCQAVERQCTALKLEVIKLVKQMDHLKNVLLSRGVSAEFIDQWLEKSDPTQVPQVPHPSMELSNESLWHFDTCSRDDAVNLLQNKPDGTFLVRMSQNGGFALSITCNREVQHCRIYKGEHGYGFAEPFLIYPTLKDLVLHYAEDSLIMHNDLLNTTLKFPARTAS
- the Pi3K21B gene encoding phosphatidylinositol 3-kinase regulatory subunit alpha isoform X5 produces the protein MLNGTTHARTMSQRRRLYSRDMSLPSIGGDSQIHVSGGRNVMSVTYGESDYVQAIPPIKNRRGSGHTSPSGQHNLAQYYFLTPVLCGHCRDYIWGSGPVGKQCEECWACFHNVCTPFSAAHPCSRPHRALPPTTVTTDVPISQWSSINVVDWMATLNLAPYTEIFKAKDIKGSDLLSLDREKLVSMGIKDEFHQKAIMVCIAQLQNECGDGLCIGDSSSTTTTAIGGGECNTPASHHNLRNQSFHELHSCDKCGLYLRGFVHQGQFCQDCGLVAHPTCAATGLPPCVRQSSKYIRRILLSSVFGLSLCTQFTPGEKTPAPLLLVRSCQEIVYSVDNDPSQDPYRLYRTPPQQETLNQLRQECDNDMSNVNLRVYEPHVIAYLIKRYLRELPEPVIPETFYDRFIEASRIHNDDQCAKCMTQLVNELNAHHFYTLKFLMSHFLQLCQIQVRRGTLDPPTLLIQSMCHVLLRPPWEKIVDLARNTEAHMRIVEMLLLKVDWGEKVPTFAPAPVLPPRPRTSVTYSGYVDNEVVNPPSPPMGVVMPPPSMSSSSLPYFSNIPANAPKSLKEAEWYWGTIVREDVNVLMKDSKDGTFLVRDASTGNNEYTLTLRKGGSNKLIKICHRNGKYGFTEPYTFNSVVELVNFCREQSLSQFNKALDIRLLHPVNRFHGEESEGARMRVEDLLCRLNELNKQHNSKSSNYTNCYERQVALAQDISINRQILDSYDETIMLIGDHLKLHDKFRLDAQPHEIDDLVNNREVLVRRLKAVEDARNQQDIVLTTLRRDCQAVERQCTALKLEVIKLVKQMDHLKNVLLSRGVSAEFIDQWLEKSDPTQVPQVPHPSMELSNESLWHFDTCSRDDAVNLLQNKPDGTFLVRMSQNGGFALSITCNREVQHCRIYKGEHGYGFAEPFLIYPTLKDLVLHYAEDSLIMHNDLLNTTLKFPARTAS
- the Pi3K21B gene encoding phosphatidylinositol 3-kinase regulatory subunit alpha isoform X4; its protein translation is MQSSADIMYVYVARQAFKATGNDYPVLEVNDVIHVTSEFIHRKNVNIENPDGWIYGANLRTGQEGYFRGYCLMLNGTTHARTMSQRRRLYSRDMSLPSIGGDSQIHVSGGRNVMSVTYGESDYVQAIPPIKNRRGSGHTSPSGQHNLAQYYFLTPVLCGHCRDYIWGSGPVGKQCEECWACFHNVCTPFSAAHPCSRPHRALPPTTVTTDVPISQWSSINVVDWMATLNLAPYTEIFKAKDIKGSDLLSLDREKLVSMGIKDEFHQKAIMVCIAQLQNECGDGLCIGDSSSTTTTAIGGGECNTPASHHNLRNQSFHELHSCDKCGLYLRGFVHQGQFCQDCGLVAHPTCAATGLPPCVRQSSKYIRRILLSSVFGLSLCTQFTPGEKTPAPLLLVRSCQEIVYSVDNDPSQDPYRLYRTPPQQETLNQLRQECDNDMSNVNLRVYEPHVIAYLIKRYLRELPEPVIPETFYDRFIEASRIHNDDQCAKCMTQLVNELNAHHFYTLKFLMSHFLQLCQIQVRRGTLDPPTLLIQSMCHVLLRPPWEKIVDLARNTEAHMRIVEMLLLKVDWGEKVPTFAPAPVLPPRPRTSVTYSGYVDNEVVNPPSPPMGVVMPPPSMSSSSLPYFSNIPANAPKSLKEAEWYWGTIVREDVNVLMKDSKDGTFLVRDASTGNNEYTLTLRKGGSNKLIKICHRNGKYGFTEPYTFNSVVELVNFCREQSLSQFNKALDIRLLHPVNRFHGEESEGARMRVEDLLCRLNELNKQHNSKSSNYTNCYERQVALAQDISINRQILDSYDETIMLIGDHLKLHDKFRLDAQPHEIDDLVNNREVLVRRLKAVEDARNQQDIVLTTLRRDCQAVERQCTALKLEVIKLVKQMDHLKNVLLSRGVSAEFIDQWLEKSDPTQVPQVPHPSMELSNESLWHFDTCSRDDAVNLLQNKPDGTFLVRMSQNGGFALSITCNREVQHCRIYKGEHGYGFAEPFLIYPTLKDLVLHYAEDSLIMHNDLLNTTLKFPARTAS
- the Pi3K21B gene encoding phosphatidylinositol 3-kinase regulatory subunit alpha isoform X6; translation: MRSWVSSIGGCLQQVLGASAGRDYIWGSGPVGKQCEECWACFHNVCTPFSAAHPCSRPHRALPPTTVTTDVPISQWSSINVVDWMATLNLAPYTEIFKAKDIKGSDLLSLDREKLVSMGIKDEFHQKAIMVCIAQLQNECGDGLCIGDSSSTTTTAIGGGECNTPASHHNLRNQSFHELHSCDKCGLYLRGFVHQGQFCQDCGLVAHPTCAATGLPPCVRQSSKYIRRILLSSVFGLSLCTQFTPGEKTPAPLLLVRSCQEIVYSVDNDPSQDPYRLYRTPPQQETLNQLRQECDNDMSNVNLRVYEPHVIAYLIKRYLRELPEPVIPETFYDRFIEASRIHNDDQCAKCMTQLVNELNAHHFYTLKFLMSHFLQLCQIQVRRGTLDPPTLLIQSMCHVLLRPPWEKIVDLARNTEAHMRIVEMLLLKVDWGEKVPTFAPAPVLPPRPRTSVTYSGYVDNEVVNPPSPPMGVVMPPPSMSSSSLPYFSNIPANAPKSLKEAEWYWGTIVREDVNVLMKDSKDGTFLVRDASTGNNEYTLTLRKGGSNKLIKICHRNGKYGFTEPYTFNSVVELVNFCREQSLSQFNKALDIRLLHPVNRFHGEESEGARMRVEDLLCRLNELNKQHNSKSSNYTNCYERQVALAQDISINRQILDSYDETIMLIGDHLKLHDKFRLDAQPHEIDDLVNNREVLVRRLKAVEDARNQQDIVLTTLRRDCQAVERQCTALKLEVIKLVKQMDHLKNVLLSRGVSAEFIDQWLEKSDPTQVPQVPHPSMELSNESLWHFDTCSRDDAVNLLQNKPDGTFLVRMSQNGGFALSITCNREVQHCRIYKGEHGYGFAEPFLIYPTLKDLVLHYAEDSLIMHNDLLNTTLKFPARTAS
- the Pi3K21B gene encoding phosphatidylinositol 3-kinase regulatory subunit alpha isoform X2, whose amino-acid sequence is MCRWIQGQGECDVCGRPPPPALPFSFPGGGVPSRFLPSPSLQSLRYRPPPPVQAPGASVPEKWPLVGSPSIESADEESLGREKGNGGGVEGRCPRGEGEGDQEDYCGRGLGRLPTGSPGEMTKSFFNHMTPLRLQPEREEEESAAHPSSPSSSSSSLLLPPLHGTLAESRSPPRGTSPAGVTTLSLLGMMLTRGGDQPSSECVCGQPLRGEKISAPSDALFYAAPEEVPVPDDGSSDEEPLLLPDSVFLYEDGRDYIWGSGPVGKQCEECWACFHNVCTPFSAAHPCSRPHRALPPTTVTTDVPISQWSSINVVDWMATLNLAPYTEIFKAKDIKGSDLLSLDREKLVSMGIKDEFHQKAIMVCIAQLQNECGDGLCIGDSSSTTTTAIGGGECNTPASHHNLRNQSFHELHSCDKCGLYLRGFVHQGQFCQDCGLVAHPTCAATGLPPCVRQSSKYIRRILLSSVFGLSLCTQFTPGEKTPAPLLLVRSCQEIVYSVDNDPSQDPYRLYRTPPQQETLNQLRQECDNDMSNVNLRVYEPHVIAYLIKRYLRELPEPVIPETFYDRFIEASRIHNDDQCAKCMTQLVNELNAHHFYTLKFLMSHFLQLCQIQVRRGTLDPPTLLIQSMCHVLLRPPWEKIVDLARNTEAHMRIVEMLLLKVDWGEKVPTFAPAPVLPPRPRTSVTYSGYVDNEVVNPPSPPMGVVMPPPSMSSSSLPYFSNIPANAPKSLKEAEWYWGTIVREDVNVLMKDSKDGTFLVRDASTGNNEYTLTLRKGGSNKLIKICHRNGKYGFTEPYTFNSVVELVNFCREQSLSQFNKALDIRLLHPVNRFHGEESEGARMRVEDLLCRLNELNKQHNSKSSNYTNCYERQVALAQDISINRQILDSYDETIMLIGDHLKLHDKFRLDAQPHEIDDLVNNREVLVRRLKAVEDARNQQDIVLTTLRRDCQAVERQCTALKLEVIKLVKQMDHLKNVLLSRGVSAEFIDQWLEKSDPTQVPQVPHPSMELSNESLWHFDTCSRDDAVNLLQNKPDGTFLVRMSQNGGFALSITCNREVQHCRIYKGEHGYGFAEPFLIYPTLKDLVLHYAEDSLIMHNDLLNTTLKFPARTAS